From the genome of Pseudomonas hamedanensis:
GGTGCGCGGCGGCGCCGAGTGCGGTTTCGACCAGCGCTTCGAAGCCGCCAGCCTGGAATGATTTGATCGCCGCTTCCGTCGTGCCGTTTGGCGAGGTCACGCGGCGGCGCAGTTCGGCGGCGTCAACGTCGCTGGACACCGCCATGTGCGCGGCGCCCAGCGCGGTTTGCGCGGTCAGCTGTTCAGCGATTGCCTTGGGCAGGCCGAGTTTCACGCCGGCAGCGGTCATGGCTTCGATCAGCAGGAAGAAGTACGCCGGGCCAGAGCCTGAGACCGCCGTGACTGCGTCGAGTTGCTGCTCTTCTTCCAGCCACAGGGCGATGCCAACGGCGGACAGCAGCTCTTCGGCTTGCTGACGCTGCTCGGCGGTTACCTCGTCGGTGGCGTACAAGCCGCTGACGCCCTGACGCAGCAGCGCCGGGGTATTGGGCATGCAGCGCACGATCGGCTGCTCGCCGAGCCACGCGGTCATGCTCGCACAGGTGATGCCGGCGGCAATCGACACCACCAGTTGATGCGGCTTCAGGCTCGGGCGGAGCGCCTCGCACACGGCTTTCATCGCCTGTGGCTTGACCGCCAGCACGATGACATCGACGCCGTCGATGGCCTGGGCATTCTCGGCAAAGGTTTCGATGCCGTGTTCGGCGCTGACTTTGGCGCGGGTTTCTTCGCCCGGATCGCTGGCGCGAATCTGCGCCGCTTCCAGACCCTTGGCGCGCAAGCCGCCAATCAGACTGGCCGCCATGTTGCCCGCACCGATAAACGCAATACGTGTGTTGCTCATGTGTGGTCCTTATCTGGAAACGTTCAAGACTGGGAGTAATCTCTGGCGCCAAACAGCGCGGTACCGATCCGCACCCAGGTGGCGCCTTGGGCGATGGCCGACTCGAGGTCGTGGCTCATGCCCATGGACAATGTGTCGAGTGGCAGATTGAGGCTCGCCTGCAATGTCTGCACGGCGGCGAAGGCAGCATCTTGCTCGGCGCGCGCTTCGGTCGGCTCGGGAATCGCCATCAAACCGCGCAAGTGCAAACGCGGCAGTTGGCTGATGGCCTCGGCCAGCGCGGGCAGATCGGCCGGGTTGCAGCCGGATTTACTCGCTTCGCCGCTGACATTCACCTGGATGCAGATGTTCAGCGGCGGCAGCTCGGCCGGGCGTTGTTCGGACAGGCGTTGGGCAATTTTCAGGCGATCCACGGAGTGCACCCAGTCGAAATGCTCGGCAATCGCGCGAGTCTTGTTCGATTGAATGGGGCCGATGAAGTGCCAGATCAAGGGCAGGTCGGCCAGCTCCAGCTGTTTGCTCAAGGCCTCCTGCAGGTAGTTCTCACCGAAGTCGCGCAGGCCGGCGGCGTAGGCTTCACGCAGGGCCTGGGCAGGTTTGGTCTTGCTCACGGCGAGTAGCTGGACGCTGTTTTCAGGTCGTCCGGCAGCGGCAGTCGCGGCCTGAATGCGTGAACTAACGAGGGCGATGTTGTCTGCTATCGTGGACATCAAGAGGCGCCGGCGGTCTGTAGGTTCGCGGCATTCTACTGGAATTGAGGGACGCTATGGATATCACTGAACTGCTGGCCTTCAGCGCCAAACAGGGCGCTTCCGACCTGCACCTGTCGGCCGGCCTGCCGCCGATGATCCGTGTCGATGGTGATGTGCGGCGGATCAATCTGCCAGCGCTGGACCACAAGCAAGTACACGAACTGATCTACGACATCATGAACGACACCCAGCGGGTCGACTTCGAGAAAAATCTGGAAACCGATTTTTCCTTCGATGTGCCCGGTGTCGCGCGGTTTCGGGTCAACGCGTTCAACCAGAACCGTGGCGCTGGCGCGGTGTTCCGCACCATTCCGTCGAAAGTGCTGAGCATGGAAGACCTCGGCATGGGCGATGTTTTCCGCAAGATCACCGATGCGCCGCGCGGGCTGGTGCTGGTGACCGGGCCGACCGGCTCCGGCAAATCGACTACGTTGGCGGCAATGATCGATTACCTGAACACCCATCGGCATCATCACATCCTGACCATTGAAGATCCGATCGAATTTGTTCATGAATCGCGCAAATGCCTGATCAATCAGCGCGAAGTTCATCGCGATACCCGCAGTTTCGCCACGGCGCTTCGTTCGGCGCTACGTGAAGATCCGGACGTGATTCTGGTTGGCGAGATGCGCGATCTGGAAACCATTCGCCTGGCGCTGACCGCCGCTGAGACCGGACATCTGGTGTTCGGCACGTTGCACACGACCTCGGCGGCCAAGACCATCGACCGCGTGGTCGACGTGTTTCCCGGGGACGAGAAGTCGATGGTCCGCTCGATGCTCTCGGAGTCATTGCTGGCGGTGGTGTCGCAGACGCTGATCAAGAAGATCGGCGGCGGGCGGGTGGCGGCGCACGAAATCATGCTCGGCACGTCGGCGATCCGCAATCTGATCCGCGAAGACAAGGTGGCGCAGATGTATTCGGCGATTCAGACCGGCGGGTCGTTGGGCATGCAGACACTGGACATGTGCCTGAAGGATCTGGTGACCAAGGGCTTGATCAGCCGCGAGCACGCTCGGGAGAAGGCGCGTACCCCGGATAATTTCTGAGGGACGGTGATCGTTCCCACGCTCTGCGTGGGAATGCAGCCCGGGACGCTCTGCGTCCCTGCCGAAGCGGACGCGGAGCGTCCATTGATGCATTCCCACGCGGAGCGTGGGAACGATCAATCGCGTGTTAGCGCTGAACTACGCGCAACTGCTGTTGCTCTTTCGGCAACACCCGCTTGGCCACGACGTAGTGCTTCTGCCAGTACGGTTTGTTCAGCGTGTCGATGCTTACCGCTTTGCCGCGGCGCGGGGCGTGGATGAAGCGGTCGTTGCCCAGGTAGATGGCAACGTGATTGACCCGACGGCTCTTGATGTTGAAGAAAATCAGGTCGCCCGGCTTCAGATCCTTGCGTTCGACTTTCTCGCCGTGACCGCTGGCCATGGCATTGGAGGTGCGTGGCAGGTCGAAGGTGGCGTCGTTGAACGCGTATTTCACCAGGCCGCTGCAATCAAAGCCTTTACTTGGGCTGCTGCCGCCCCAACGATAAGGTGTACCGAGAACGTTCACCGCACGGCTCAGCACGTTACTGCTTTCCTTGCTCGCCATCGGTGGCACCAGCTTGCTGTGGCTCTTGCTGCTCAGCGTGGTGGTTTTGCTCTTGCTGCTTTTGCTCGAAGGAGCCGAAGCATGGGATTTAGGGGTGAAGCCGTTGACGTTGGGAAGACGTTGCTCACGATTGGTGGCGTGGGCGGCCAGTGGCATTAATAGGCAAATAGTTAGCCATGTCTTGAAAAATGGTCGCATTAGGCGTGGCTCTTGAGTGGTAGCGCGCAACTTTATAACAGCTTTTTTTGCCGCTCCGAGGCCGTTCATCGATTCCTTCGGCTTGCTACGGAACCAAAAAAGCACAAAAAGTACGCAATTGTCCGACAGAAGTCAGGTTCTACAAGGGTTTCGCGCTAGCAACGGTAACATTTGCCATACGTCGGGCACCTGTAAAAAAGTCACAAAGAAATGAAGAATATTTATCTATCGAGTGCAATGAGGTTTTAATGAACAGCTATCAGCTACCCCGTGTGCAGGAAAAAGACACCCACAGCAAAGTCATCGGCTATCTGCTGTGGATTTTCGGCTTCACCGGCGCGCACCGCTTTTATTACGGCAAGCCGGTGACCGGGACGGTCTGGTTTTTCACCTTCGGTTTGCTGGGGATTGGCTGGCTGATCGACGTGTTTCTGATCCCGGCGATGGATCGCGAAGCAGACCTGCGCTTTACCGCCGGGCCAATCGAGTACAACGTCGCGTGGATCCTGCTGACCTTCCTCGGTGTGTTCGGCGTGCACCGGATGTATCAGGGCAAATGGATCAGCGGTTTGCTGTATCTGCTGACGGGAGGGTTGTTCTTTCTGGGCGTGCTGTATGACTTCTGGACGCTGAACGATCAGGTGTCGGTGCGTAACGCGCAGAAGCGCGGCGCCTTCCAATAAGTTGTGGCGAGGGGATTTATCCCCGTTGGGCCGCGAAGCGGTCCTGAATCTGAGAACGCGGTGGATATGATCCACCGCGCGCGATGGCTTCGCGACTGCTTCGCAGCCGAACGGGGATAAATCCCCTCGCCACAAGTTCCTCAGCAGCAGGTTATGCCTGGTGGGTGATCCGCCCATCCACCAGCGTATAGCGCACCACCCCCGGCAGACTGTGACCGATGAACGGGCAGTTCTCGCCCTTCGACAGCCACTGCTCACCTGCCACCGTCGATGCCTTCGGATCGAACAACACGATATCCGCCGCACCGCCTACTGCCAGTTTGCCCGCCGGCAAGCGCAGCGCTTGCGCCGGGCCTGCGCTAAGACGCGCCAGCAGCGTCGGCAGATCGAGCAAACCATCCTCCACCAGCGTCATCGCCAGTGGCAGCAGCAGTTCAACACTGCTGATGCCCGGCTCGGTCGCGCCGAACGGTGCCAGTTTGGCGTCGCGCTCGTGGGGCTGATGATGGCTGGAGATCGCCGAAACCACGCCGGACTTGACCGCCTCGCGCAGGCCATCGCGGTCAGCGCGGGTACGCAGCGGCGGTTGCACGTGATAGAGGCTGTTGAAGTCGATCAGCGCTTCGTCAGTCAGGATCAACTGATACAGCGCGACATCGGCGGTGACTTTCAGGCCACGGGCCTGCGCCTGGGCGATCAACGCCACGCCGCGAGCGCTGGTCAGCTGGCTGAAGTGCGCACGCACGCCGGTTTGCTCGACCAGCAGCAGATCGCGAGCAAGCGCCACGGTTTCGGCGGTTTCCGGGATGCCCGGCAGGCCGAGGAAACTGGCGACGGCGCCTTCATGGGCCAGACCGCCCTCGGCCAGGTCGTGATCCTGCGAGTTGAAAATCACCGTCAAATCGAAAGTCGCCGCGTATTCCAGCGCCCGGCACAGGGTGCGGCTGTTGCGGAAACTCTCCAGACCGTTGCCGAACGCCACGCAACCGGCGTCGCGCAAAGCCACCAGTTCGGCCAGTTGCTCACCGTCCAGGCCTTTGCTGAGTGCGCCAATCGGGAACACCTTGGTGTTGCCGGCTTCGCGGGCACGGTCGAGGATCAGTTCGGCCACGGCCGAGGTGTCGAGCACCGGTTTGGTCTTCGGCGGGCAGCACAGGCTGGTCACGCCACCGGCAGCGGCGGCGCGGGTTTCGCTGACGATCGAGCCTTTGCGGCTGTAGCCCGGCTCGCGCAGGGCGACGTTGAGGTCGACCAGGCCAGGCGCGGCAACCAAACCGTGGGCATCAATCGTTTCGACAGCGTTGAAATCGGCCGGCGCGGCGCCAAGGGCGACGATCTTGCAGGCTTCAACGTGGATGTCGGTGATTTGATCCAGGCCGCTGCTTGGATCGATGACGCGTGCGCCGAGGATGCTGAGCTTCACTGGGCGTTCTCCTGCTCGAATTGACGTTGCGCAGTCTGCCCGCTCATGGCCATGGACAGCACGGCCATACGAATCGCGATGCCGTAAGTGACCTGATTGAGGATCACCGAGTGCGGGCCGTCGGCCACTGCCGACTCGATTTCCACGCCGCGGTTGATCGGCCCCGGGTGCATGACGATGCAATCCGGTTTGGCCCCGGCCAGACGCGCGGTGGTCAGGCCGAACAGGCGATAGAACTCGCCCTCGCTCGGCAGCAGGCCGCCGGTCATGCGCTCCCGTTGCAGGCGCAGCATGATCACCACGTCGACATCTTTCAGGCCCTCGGCCATGTCGGTGTAGACCTTGACGCCGTATTGCTCGATGCCGATCGGCAGCAGGGTTTTCGGCGCGATTAC
Proteins encoded in this window:
- the proC gene encoding pyrroline-5-carboxylate reductase, which translates into the protein MSNTRIAFIGAGNMAASLIGGLRAKGLEAAQIRASDPGEETRAKVSAEHGIETFAENAQAIDGVDVIVLAVKPQAMKAVCEALRPSLKPHQLVVSIAAGITCASMTAWLGEQPIVRCMPNTPALLRQGVSGLYATDEVTAEQRQQAEELLSAVGIALWLEEEQQLDAVTAVSGSGPAYFFLLIEAMTAAGVKLGLPKAIAEQLTAQTALGAAHMAVSSDVDAAELRRRVTSPNGTTEAAIKSFQAGGFEALVETALGAAAHRSAEMAEQLGK
- a CDS encoding YggS family pyridoxal phosphate-dependent enzyme; this translates as MSTIADNIALVSSRIQAATAAAGRPENSVQLLAVSKTKPAQALREAYAAGLRDFGENYLQEALSKQLELADLPLIWHFIGPIQSNKTRAIAEHFDWVHSVDRLKIAQRLSEQRPAELPPLNICIQVNVSGEASKSGCNPADLPALAEAISQLPRLHLRGLMAIPEPTEARAEQDAAFAAVQTLQASLNLPLDTLSMGMSHDLESAIAQGATWVRIGTALFGARDYSQS
- a CDS encoding type IV pilus twitching motility protein PilT — translated: MDITELLAFSAKQGASDLHLSAGLPPMIRVDGDVRRINLPALDHKQVHELIYDIMNDTQRVDFEKNLETDFSFDVPGVARFRVNAFNQNRGAGAVFRTIPSKVLSMEDLGMGDVFRKITDAPRGLVLVTGPTGSGKSTTLAAMIDYLNTHRHHHILTIEDPIEFVHESRKCLINQREVHRDTRSFATALRSALREDPDVILVGEMRDLETIRLALTAAETGHLVFGTLHTTSAAKTIDRVVDVFPGDEKSMVRSMLSESLLAVVSQTLIKKIGGGRVAAHEIMLGTSAIRNLIREDKVAQMYSAIQTGGSLGMQTLDMCLKDLVTKGLISREHAREKARTPDNF
- a CDS encoding C40 family peptidase, which produces MRPFFKTWLTICLLMPLAAHATNREQRLPNVNGFTPKSHASAPSSKSSKSKTTTLSSKSHSKLVPPMASKESSNVLSRAVNVLGTPYRWGGSSPSKGFDCSGLVKYAFNDATFDLPRTSNAMASGHGEKVERKDLKPGDLIFFNIKSRRVNHVAIYLGNDRFIHAPRRGKAVSIDTLNKPYWQKHYVVAKRVLPKEQQQLRVVQR
- a CDS encoding NINE protein: MNSYQLPRVQEKDTHSKVIGYLLWIFGFTGAHRFYYGKPVTGTVWFFTFGLLGIGWLIDVFLIPAMDREADLRFTAGPIEYNVAWILLTFLGVFGVHRMYQGKWISGLLYLLTGGLFFLGVLYDFWTLNDQVSVRNAQKRGAFQ
- a CDS encoding dihydroorotase, which codes for MKLSILGARVIDPSSGLDQITDIHVEACKIVALGAAPADFNAVETIDAHGLVAAPGLVDLNVALREPGYSRKGSIVSETRAAAAGGVTSLCCPPKTKPVLDTSAVAELILDRAREAGNTKVFPIGALSKGLDGEQLAELVALRDAGCVAFGNGLESFRNSRTLCRALEYAATFDLTVIFNSQDHDLAEGGLAHEGAVASFLGLPGIPETAETVALARDLLLVEQTGVRAHFSQLTSARGVALIAQAQARGLKVTADVALYQLILTDEALIDFNSLYHVQPPLRTRADRDGLREAVKSGVVSAISSHHQPHERDAKLAPFGATEPGISSVELLLPLAMTLVEDGLLDLPTLLARLSAGPAQALRLPAGKLAVGGAADIVLFDPKASTVAGEQWLSKGENCPFIGHSLPGVVRYTLVDGRITHQA